In Nicotiana tabacum cultivar K326 chromosome 21, ASM71507v2, whole genome shotgun sequence, one DNA window encodes the following:
- the LOC107774309 gene encoding ADP-ribosylation factor-like protein 8b, giving the protein MGLWEALLNWLRSLFFQQEMELSLIGLQNAGKTSLVNVIATGGYSEDMIPTVGFNMRKVTKGNVTIKLWDLGGQPRFRSMWERYCRAVSAIVYVVDAADHDNVSISRSEIHDLLSKPSLNGIPLLVLGNKIDKPEALSKQALTDQMDLKSVTDREVCCYMISCKNSTNIDSVLDWLVKHSKSKS; this is encoded by the exons ATGGGTCTTTGGGAAGCTTTGCTCAATTGGCTTCGAAG CCTCTTCTTTCAGCAGGAAATGGAGCTTTCTTTGATAGGGCTGCAAAATGCAGGAAAAACATCACTTGTAAATGTCATAGCT ACTGGCGGATACAGTGAAGACATGATACCAACG GTGGGATTTAACATGCGGAAAGTGACTAAAGGAAATGTGACTATAAAATTGTGGGACCTTGGAGGTCAACCCAGATTTCGCAGTATGTGGGAAAGATACTGTCGTGCAGTTTCTGCTATAGT TTATGTTGTTGATGCTGCTGATCATGATAATGTTAGTATTTCAAGAAGTGAAATTCATGACCTGCTGAGCAAACCATCATTGAATGGTATTCCGTTGCTGGTATTGGGTAATAAGATTGACAAGCCTGAAGCTCTTTCCAAGCAGGCTTTGACTGATCAGAT GGATTTGAAATCTGTAACTGATAGAGAGGTATGTTGCTATATGATCTCATGCAAGAATTCCACCAATATTGATTCAGTCCTTGATTGGCTTGTTAAGCACTCAAAATCAAAGAGTTGA